In the Drosophila takahashii strain IR98-3 E-12201 chromosome 3R, DtakHiC1v2, whole genome shotgun sequence genome, one interval contains:
- the LOC108060148 gene encoding cytoplasmic aconitate hydratase-like isoform X1 — protein sequence MSGANPFAQFEKSFSQAGTTYKYFDLASIDSKYDQLPYSIRVLLESAVRNCDNFHILEKDVQSILGWTPALKQGSNDVEVSFKPARVILQDFTGVPAVVDFAAMRDAVLDLGGNPEKINPICPADLVIDHSVQVDFARTPDALTKNQTLEFERNKERFTFLKWGAKAFNNMLIVPPGSGIVHQVNLEYLARVVFENDTTDGSKILYPDSVVGTDSHTTMINGLGVLGWGVGGIEAEAVMLGQSISMLLPEVIGYKLEGKLSPLVTSTDLVLTITKHLRQLGVVGKFVEFYGPGVAELSIADRATISNMCPEYGATVGYFPIDENTLGYMKQTNRSEKKIDIIRQYLKATQQLRNYADEAQDPKFTQSITLDLATVVTSVSGPKRPHDRVSVSDMPEDFKSCLSNPVGFKGFAIAPEAQSASGEFQWDDGKTYKLQHGSVVIAAITSCTNTSNPSVMLGAGLLAKKAVEKGLNILPYIKTSLSPGSGVVTYYLKESGVIPYLEKLGFDIVGYGCMTCIGNSGPLEENVVNTIEKNGLVCAGVLSGNRNFEGRIHPNTRANYLASPLLVIAYAIAGRVDIDFEKEPLGVDAEGKNVFLQDIWPTRSEIQEVENKHVIPAMFQEVYSKIELGSQDWQTLQVSEGKLFSWSADSTYIKRPPFFEGMTRDLPKLQSIQKARCLLFLGDSVTTDHISPAGSIARTSPAARFLSERNITPRDFNSYGSRRGNDAIMSRGTFANIRLVNKLVTKTGPRTVHIPSQEELDIFDAAERYREEGTPLVLVVGKDYGSGSSRDWAAKGPFLLGVKAVVAESYERIHRSNLVGMGIIPLQFLPGQSAETLNLTGREVYNIALPESGLKPGQKIQVEVTCWILLLSWFWYNTSAIFFQADGTIFETILRFDTEVDITYYKNGGILNYMIRKMLS from the exons ATGTCAG GCGCCAATCCCTTCGCTCAGTTCGAGAAGTCTTTCTCGCAGGCCGGCACAACTTACAAGTACTTTGACCTCGCCTCCATCGACAGCAAATATG ATCAGCTGCCCTACTCGATCCGAGTGCTCTTGGAGTCGGCGGTGCGCAACTGCGACAACTTCCATATCCTCGAGAAGGATGTGCAGAGCATTTTGGGCTGGACACCAGCCCTCAAGCAGGGATCCAACGATGTGGAGGTGTCCTTCAAGCCAGCCCGTGTGATCCTGCAG GACTTTACTGGAGTGCCTGCTGTGGTGGACTTTGCTGCTATGCGCGATGCTGTCTTGGATCTGGGCGGCAATCCCGAGAAAATCAATCCCATCTGCCCCGCCGACTTGGTCATCGATCACTCGGTCCAGGTGGACTTTGCCCGTACTCCCGATGCCCTGACCAAGAACCAGACCCTGGAGTTTGAGCGCAACAAGGAGCGGTTTACCTTCTTAAAG TGGGGAGCCAAGGCCTTCAACAACATGCTGATCGTGCCACCTGGCTCCGGAATTGTCCACCAGGTGAATCTGGAGTACTTGGCCCGCGTGGTGTTCGAGAATGACACCACCGATGGCTCCAAGATCCTGTATCCCGACAGTGTGGTGGGCACCGATTCGCACACCACGATGATCAATGGCCTTGGAGTTTTGGGTTGGGGCGTTGGTGGCATCGAGGCGGAGGCTGTGATGTTGGGACAATCGATTTCCATGCTGTTGCCCGAGGTTATTGGCTACAAACTGGAGGGAAAACTGAGCCCACTGGTCACCTCCACCGATTTGGTCCTGACCATCACCAAGCACCTGCGTCAGTTGGGAGTGGTGGGCAAGTTCGTGGAGTTCTACGGTCCCGGAGTGGCGGAACTTAGCATCGCCGATAGGGCGACTATTAGTAATATGTGTCCTGAATACGGAGCCACCGTGGGTTATTTCCCCATTGATGAGAATACTCTGGGTTACATGAAGCAGACCA ATCGCTCTGAGAAGAAGATCGACATTATTCGTCAGTATCTTAAGGCCACCCAGCAGCTGCGCAACTATGCCGATGAGGCCCAAGATCCCAAGTTCACTCAG AGCATCACCTTGGATCTGGCCACGGTGGTTACCTCGGTTTCGGGTCCCAAGCGTCCCCACGATCGCGTTTCGGTCTCCGATATGCCAGAGGATTTCAAGTCCTGCCTGTCCAACCCG GTGGGTTTCAAGGGCTTCGCCATTGCCCCGGAGGCTCAGTCCGCTTCTGGCGAGTTCCAGTGGGATGATGGCAAGACCTACAAGCTGCAACATGGATCCGTGGTCATTGCGGCCATTACATCCTGCACAAATACTTCCAATCCCTCGGTGATGCTGGGCGCAGGTCTGCTGGCCAAGAAGGCGGTGGAGAAGGGCCTGAACATCCTGCCCTACATTAAGACATCCCTATCCCCTGGATCCGGGGTGGTCACCTACTACCTGAAGGAGTCTGGAGTTATTCCCTACCTAGAGAAGCTGGGCTTCGACATTGTGGGCTATGGCTGCATGACTTGCATCGGCAACTCCGGTCCCCTCGAGGAGAATGTGGTGAACACCATCGAGAAGAATGGTCTCGTCTGCGCGGGAGTTCTTTCTGGAAATCGTAACTTTGAGGGTCGCATCCATCCGAACACCCGGGCCAATTACCTGGCCAGTCCGCTGTTGGTCATCGCCTACGCCATCGCGGGTCGTGTGGACATTGACTTCGAGAAGGAACCGCTGGGCGTGGATGCCGAGGGCAAGAATGTCTTCCTGCAGGACATCTGGCCAACGCGGTCGGAGATCCAGGAGGTGGAGAACAAGCACGTGATTCCCGCCATGTTCCAGGAGGTCTACA GCAAAATCGAGCTGGGCTCCCAGGACTGGCAGACCTTGCAGGTGTCCGAGGGCAAGCTCTTCTCCTGGAGCGCCGACTCCACCTACATCAAGCGTCCGCCCTTCTTCGAGGGCATGACCCGTGATCTGCCCAAGCTGCAGAGCATCCAGAAGGCGCGTTGCCTGCTCTTCCTGGGCGACTCCGTGACCACGGATCACATCTCGCCGGCTGGTTCCATTGCCAGAACATCGCCGGCTGCGCGATTCCTCTCGGAGCGGAACATCACGCCCCGGGACTTCAACTCCTATGGATCGCGACGTGGCAACGATGCCATCATGTCGCGCGGCACCTTCGCCAACATCCGGTTGGTCAACAAACTGGTCACGAAGACGGGTCCGCGCACCGTGCACATTCCCAGCCAGGAGGAGCTGGACATCTTCGATGCTGCCGAGCGCTACCGCGAGGAGGGAACTCCACTGGTCCTCGTGGTGGGCAAGGATTACGGCAGCGGCAGCTCGAGGGATTGGGCCGCCAAGGGTCCCTTCCTGCTGGGCGTGAAGGCTGTGGTCGCCGAGTCCTACGAGCGCATCCATCGCTCCAACCTGGTGGGCATGGGCATCATTCCCCTGCAGTTCCTGCCGGGCCAGAGTGCCGAGACCCTCAACCTGACCGGTCGAGAGGTGTACAACATTGCCCTGCCCGAGAGCGGCCTGAAGCCGGGTCAGAAGATCCAGGTGGAGGTAACTTGCTGGATCCTATTATTATCCTGGTTTTGGTATAATACTTCTGCTATCTTTTTCCAGGCCGATGGCACCATCTTTGAGACCATTCTGCGCTTCGACACCGAGGTGGACATCACTTACTACAAGAATGGCGGCATTCTTAACTACATGATCCGCAAGATGCTCTCTTAG
- the LOC108060148 gene encoding cytoplasmic aconitate hydratase-like isoform X2, with translation MSGANPFAQFEKSFSQAGTTYKYFDLASIDSKYDQLPYSIRVLLESAVRNCDNFHILEKDVQSILGWTPALKQGSNDVEVSFKPARVILQDFTGVPAVVDFAAMRDAVLDLGGNPEKINPICPADLVIDHSVQVDFARTPDALTKNQTLEFERNKERFTFLKWGAKAFNNMLIVPPGSGIVHQVNLEYLARVVFENDTTDGSKILYPDSVVGTDSHTTMINGLGVLGWGVGGIEAEAVMLGQSISMLLPEVIGYKLEGKLSPLVTSTDLVLTITKHLRQLGVVGKFVEFYGPGVAELSIADRATISNMCPEYGATVGYFPIDENTLGYMKQTNRSEKKIDIIRQYLKATQQLRNYADEAQDPKFTQSITLDLATVVTSVSGPKRPHDRVSVSDMPEDFKSCLSNPVGFKGFAIAPEAQSASGEFQWDDGKTYKLQHGSVVIAAITSCTNTSNPSVMLGAGLLAKKAVEKGLNILPYIKTSLSPGSGVVTYYLKESGVIPYLEKLGFDIVGYGCMTCIGNSGPLEENVVNTIEKNGLVCAGVLSGNRNFEGRIHPNTRANYLASPLLVIAYAIAGRVDIDFEKEPLGVDAEGKNVFLQDIWPTRSEIQEVENKHVIPAMFQEVYSKIELGSQDWQTLQVSEGKLFSWSADSTYIKRPPFFEGMTRDLPKLQSIQKARCLLFLGDSVTTDHISPAGSIARTSPAARFLSERNITPRDFNSYGSRRGNDAIMSRGTFANIRLVNKLVTKTGPRTVHIPSQEELDIFDAAERYREEGTPLVLVVGKDYGSGSSRDWAAKGPFLLGVKAVVAESYERIHRSNLVGMGIIPLQFLPGQSAETLNLTGREVYNIALPESGLKPGQKIQVEADGTIFETILRFDTEVDITYYKNGGILNYMIRKMLS, from the exons ATGTCAG GCGCCAATCCCTTCGCTCAGTTCGAGAAGTCTTTCTCGCAGGCCGGCACAACTTACAAGTACTTTGACCTCGCCTCCATCGACAGCAAATATG ATCAGCTGCCCTACTCGATCCGAGTGCTCTTGGAGTCGGCGGTGCGCAACTGCGACAACTTCCATATCCTCGAGAAGGATGTGCAGAGCATTTTGGGCTGGACACCAGCCCTCAAGCAGGGATCCAACGATGTGGAGGTGTCCTTCAAGCCAGCCCGTGTGATCCTGCAG GACTTTACTGGAGTGCCTGCTGTGGTGGACTTTGCTGCTATGCGCGATGCTGTCTTGGATCTGGGCGGCAATCCCGAGAAAATCAATCCCATCTGCCCCGCCGACTTGGTCATCGATCACTCGGTCCAGGTGGACTTTGCCCGTACTCCCGATGCCCTGACCAAGAACCAGACCCTGGAGTTTGAGCGCAACAAGGAGCGGTTTACCTTCTTAAAG TGGGGAGCCAAGGCCTTCAACAACATGCTGATCGTGCCACCTGGCTCCGGAATTGTCCACCAGGTGAATCTGGAGTACTTGGCCCGCGTGGTGTTCGAGAATGACACCACCGATGGCTCCAAGATCCTGTATCCCGACAGTGTGGTGGGCACCGATTCGCACACCACGATGATCAATGGCCTTGGAGTTTTGGGTTGGGGCGTTGGTGGCATCGAGGCGGAGGCTGTGATGTTGGGACAATCGATTTCCATGCTGTTGCCCGAGGTTATTGGCTACAAACTGGAGGGAAAACTGAGCCCACTGGTCACCTCCACCGATTTGGTCCTGACCATCACCAAGCACCTGCGTCAGTTGGGAGTGGTGGGCAAGTTCGTGGAGTTCTACGGTCCCGGAGTGGCGGAACTTAGCATCGCCGATAGGGCGACTATTAGTAATATGTGTCCTGAATACGGAGCCACCGTGGGTTATTTCCCCATTGATGAGAATACTCTGGGTTACATGAAGCAGACCA ATCGCTCTGAGAAGAAGATCGACATTATTCGTCAGTATCTTAAGGCCACCCAGCAGCTGCGCAACTATGCCGATGAGGCCCAAGATCCCAAGTTCACTCAG AGCATCACCTTGGATCTGGCCACGGTGGTTACCTCGGTTTCGGGTCCCAAGCGTCCCCACGATCGCGTTTCGGTCTCCGATATGCCAGAGGATTTCAAGTCCTGCCTGTCCAACCCG GTGGGTTTCAAGGGCTTCGCCATTGCCCCGGAGGCTCAGTCCGCTTCTGGCGAGTTCCAGTGGGATGATGGCAAGACCTACAAGCTGCAACATGGATCCGTGGTCATTGCGGCCATTACATCCTGCACAAATACTTCCAATCCCTCGGTGATGCTGGGCGCAGGTCTGCTGGCCAAGAAGGCGGTGGAGAAGGGCCTGAACATCCTGCCCTACATTAAGACATCCCTATCCCCTGGATCCGGGGTGGTCACCTACTACCTGAAGGAGTCTGGAGTTATTCCCTACCTAGAGAAGCTGGGCTTCGACATTGTGGGCTATGGCTGCATGACTTGCATCGGCAACTCCGGTCCCCTCGAGGAGAATGTGGTGAACACCATCGAGAAGAATGGTCTCGTCTGCGCGGGAGTTCTTTCTGGAAATCGTAACTTTGAGGGTCGCATCCATCCGAACACCCGGGCCAATTACCTGGCCAGTCCGCTGTTGGTCATCGCCTACGCCATCGCGGGTCGTGTGGACATTGACTTCGAGAAGGAACCGCTGGGCGTGGATGCCGAGGGCAAGAATGTCTTCCTGCAGGACATCTGGCCAACGCGGTCGGAGATCCAGGAGGTGGAGAACAAGCACGTGATTCCCGCCATGTTCCAGGAGGTCTACA GCAAAATCGAGCTGGGCTCCCAGGACTGGCAGACCTTGCAGGTGTCCGAGGGCAAGCTCTTCTCCTGGAGCGCCGACTCCACCTACATCAAGCGTCCGCCCTTCTTCGAGGGCATGACCCGTGATCTGCCCAAGCTGCAGAGCATCCAGAAGGCGCGTTGCCTGCTCTTCCTGGGCGACTCCGTGACCACGGATCACATCTCGCCGGCTGGTTCCATTGCCAGAACATCGCCGGCTGCGCGATTCCTCTCGGAGCGGAACATCACGCCCCGGGACTTCAACTCCTATGGATCGCGACGTGGCAACGATGCCATCATGTCGCGCGGCACCTTCGCCAACATCCGGTTGGTCAACAAACTGGTCACGAAGACGGGTCCGCGCACCGTGCACATTCCCAGCCAGGAGGAGCTGGACATCTTCGATGCTGCCGAGCGCTACCGCGAGGAGGGAACTCCACTGGTCCTCGTGGTGGGCAAGGATTACGGCAGCGGCAGCTCGAGGGATTGGGCCGCCAAGGGTCCCTTCCTGCTGGGCGTGAAGGCTGTGGTCGCCGAGTCCTACGAGCGCATCCATCGCTCCAACCTGGTGGGCATGGGCATCATTCCCCTGCAGTTCCTGCCGGGCCAGAGTGCCGAGACCCTCAACCTGACCGGTCGAGAGGTGTACAACATTGCCCTGCCCGAGAGCGGCCTGAAGCCGGGTCAGAAGATCCAGGTGGAG GCCGATGGCACCATCTTTGAGACCATTCTGCGCTTCGACACCGAGGTGGACATCACTTACTACAAGAATGGCGGCATTCTTAACTACATGATCCGCAAGATGCTCTCTTAG